GAATGTACATGGACCGGCACGCGTGGCGCCGGATGCGGCGTGAAATGCGCGCCACGGGCTCCGGGTGGTACTGGTCCCCGGAATACCGCCTGCTGCGGGCCGTCATGGCCGGACTGTTCATCGTCCTGCTGGGCGGGCTTTTGCTCATGTGCGCGTGGGAGGTCACGCCCCTGGTGACCTGGGCCAACTTCTGGGCCTACCTGCTATTGGGCGCAGGCGCCCTGATCCTCATCCAGTACCTGCTGGGCTTCCTGATACCGGGCCGGACTTATCACGGCATCGGCGCCCTGGTAGTCGGGGTACTCTTTATGGCGCTGGGCGCCGCAGGGCTGTCTGCGTTCTACGTCAGCTGGGCGAAGCCCCTCTGGCCGCTCATCATCGTGGCCGGCGGAGTGCTCGTCATCGCCGTGGCCGTAGCCGTATTCCTTGGAACAAATAAAGCCTAAATAGTTGCTTTTAAACTTATTTTTTCGGCCATATCAAACAAATTTATTTAAACCCCCGGCGCTTACTATCAGCTTAAACAAGCAGGGCGGGGTCAATGGCTATCAAGGGCTTTGGAAGGCCGGACGTGGAAAAGCTGAAGGAGAAGGGCGACGTCGAGGGACTGATCGATGCCTTGAACTATAAAAAGGACAGCACCGTCAGGTCAGAGGCGGCCCTGGCGATGGGCGATATTTTTGACGGCCGGGTGGTGGTCGCTTTGGGCAGGGCCCTCGACGACGAGGACTCCCGGGTGCGGCTGGACGTTGTGCACGCGCTCGGAAGAGTAAAAGACCCCCGCTCCATGGACGTGCTCTCCGCAGCATTAAATGACCCGGACCCCGGCATACGCGCCCTCGCCAAGAAAATGCTGATCAGCCACGTCCACAGCCTGAAGGTCGAGCCCGACATCGACGGGCTGATAAAGGCGGCCTACAGCATCGACGACTCCATCCGCCTGAACGCGGTCGCGGCGCTGGGCGAGGTCGGCGACGAGCGGGCGTCCGCGGTGCTCGTGGCCATTTGCCTCAATGATATTTACTACCCGGTCCGCTTTGAGGCCGCAGAATCGCTGAAGCGGACGGGCGATAGGCGGTCGGCAGGCCTTCTATCGGACGCTTTGCGGGATAAGGATCCCGCCGTCCGGCTCCATGCGGCGGAAGCGCTGGGCAAGCTCGGCGACCGCCGGGCGATGGGCGCGCTATCCGCGGCCCTGGAGGACGGCGACGAGGCCGTCAGGAAAGAGGCACTGGCCTCGTTGAGCAGAATCGGCGACCCGGGCGTCATGAACACGATCGTGGCCGCCATGAAGCGGAAAATGCTCTAGGGTACCTTTTCGAACTCCGACTTCGGGGCCCCGCAGAGCGGGCACTCCTCGGGCGGCTCCTCTCCCTCGTGAATGTAGCCGCACACCTTGCACATCCACTTCATTGTAAGCCTCCTTTGACCTTTTTCGCGATGCCCCGGCCGAACTCGACGCACTTCGCCTTATCGTCCTCGCTGAGCGTGGTCATGATGTGTTTAAATGCAAGCGGCTCCATGGTCTCCAGGCCGGCGGCCTTGAGGCCGTCGTCTATCTCCTTCACGGCCCCGCCGGCCCACCCGTAGGCGCCGAAGGCCGCGGCTATCTTGTTCTTCGGCCGCAGGCCCCTCAGGTAGGCCATGAACTCGGCCGTGCTGTGGAGCATGATGTTGTTCTGTGTGGAAGAGCCGACGACGACCGCTTTCGCCTCCAGGAGGTCGGTCATGATCGAGGCCAGGGTCGAGGCGTGGATGTCGTAGAGCCGCACGTCGACGCCCTCGTCCATGATGCCCCAGGCGATGAGCCGCGCCATCATGTCGGTGAGGCCCCACATGGAGCTATAGGCGATGACGGCCTCTGCTTTTGGCCGGAAGCTCGACCAGGCCGCGTAGGCGGTGACGATCCGGCCCGGGTCCTTCCGCCAGATGAGCCCGTGCGACGGGGCGATGATCTCGGGCGCGATGTTGAGCCCCGGTAATTTCTTGAGCGCCTCGGCGATGATAGGGGACAGCGGCATCAGGATGTTCGCGTAATAAGCGCGTGCGTCGTACAGGACGTTCGCCCTCACCTCGTCCTCGAAGCGCTGCGAGGTCGCCAGGTGCTGGCCGAACGCGTCGTTCGATAACAGTACTTTATCCCCCTCGGCGTAGGTGAACATGCTGTCGGGCCAGTGGATCATGGGCACTTCGATGAAGCGCAGGGTCTTTTTGCCC
The Methanocella sp. genome window above contains:
- a CDS encoding zinc ribbon domain-containing protein, which produces MVYCSKCGAEMPEGAGFCPKCGAPAGMEKDTGMYMDRHAWRRMRREMRATGSGWYWSPEYRLLRAVMAGLFIVLLGGLLLMCAWEVTPLVTWANFWAYLLLGAGALILIQYLLGFLIPGRTYHGIGALVVGVLFMALGAAGLSAFYVSWAKPLWPLIIVAGGVLVIAVAVAVFLGTNKA
- a CDS encoding HEAT repeat domain-containing protein produces the protein MAIKGFGRPDVEKLKEKGDVEGLIDALNYKKDSTVRSEAALAMGDIFDGRVVVALGRALDDEDSRVRLDVVHALGRVKDPRSMDVLSAALNDPDPGIRALAKKMLISHVHSLKVEPDIDGLIKAAYSIDDSIRLNAVAALGEVGDERASAVLVAICLNDIYYPVRFEAAESLKRTGDRRSAGLLSDALRDKDPAVRLHAAEALGKLGDRRAMGALSAALEDGDEAVRKEALASLSRIGDPGVMNTIVAAMKRKML
- a CDS encoding rubredoxin-like domain-containing protein, which encodes MKWMCKVCGYIHEGEEPPEECPLCGAPKSEFEKVP
- a CDS encoding FprA family A-type flavoprotein; this translates as MKCEVKNGIYWVGAIDWNMRDFHGYDTPKGTSYNAYLIVDEKIALVDTVKGGFSEEMFMGIREHADPAKVDYVIVNHLEKDHSGSLEDVMAAAKGAQIYCSTRAKAGLVDKYGEKWPINMVKTGDTLKLGKKTLRFIEVPMIHWPDSMFTYAEGDKVLLSNDAFGQHLATSQRFEDEVRANVLYDARAYYANILMPLSPIIAEALKKLPGLNIAPEIIAPSHGLIWRKDPGRIVTAYAAWSSFRPKAEAVIAYSSMWGLTDMMARLIAWGIMDEGVDVRLYDIHASTLASIMTDLLEAKAVVVGSSTQNNIMLHSTAEFMAYLRGLRPKNKIAAAFGAYGWAGGAVKEIDDGLKAAGLETMEPLAFKHIMTTLSEDDKAKCVEFGRGIAKKVKGGLQ